In a genomic window of Phacochoerus africanus isolate WHEZ1 chromosome 6, ROS_Pafr_v1, whole genome shotgun sequence:
- the LOC125128741 gene encoding small ubiquitin-related modifier 2-like has translation MALRDVGKRKVRKLCVLAAFSKILEEWSELIGSGGDSDEKPKERVKTENTNHINVKVGGQDGSAVRLKIKRHTLLSKRMKAYCEPQGLSMRQIRFRFDGQPINETDTPAQLDREDEDTIAVFQQQTGGVYERGTCFLTPESCCSRPRRHSQ, from the exons ATGGCGCTCAGAGACGTTGGAAAACGGAAGGTTCGTAAGTTATGTGTACTGGCTGCCTTTAGCAAGATATTAGAAGAGTGGAGCGAGCTCAT CGGCAGCGGAGGAGACTCCGACGAAAAGCCCAAGGAAAGAGTCAAGACTGAGAACACCAATCATATTAATGTGAAGGTGGGGGGGCAGGATGGTTCTGCGGTGCGGTTGAAGATTAAGAGGCATACACTCCTCAGTAAACGGATGAAAGCCTATTGTGAACCGCAGGGTTTGTCAATGAGGCAGATCAGATTCCGATTTGACGGGCAGCCCATCAATGAAACAGACACACCTGCACAGTTGGACAGGGAGGACGAAGACACAATTGCTGTGTTCCAGCAGCAGACAGGAGGTGTCTACGAAAGGGGAACCTGCTTCTTGACTCCAGAATCCTGTTGCTCCAGACCAAGAAGACATTCTCAATGA